A region of the Flintibacter sp. KGMB00164 genome:
TATTTTAGCGTAATTATTCCCGTTTGCCTAGGGGTTTCCCGTAAATTTTTTTCCTTTCTGTCCCTCTGCCCGGCCCACGCACCCCCAGCGGTCTGCTGTCATAGGCTGAGACAGCGCACCCTCAATCACATCCGCCGGAGTCTTTGTCCCGCTCCGGCCAGGAAAGGAGTTTTTTTCTTGACTCAGGCACTTCTGTGGGCTGGCAGCGGAACCGGCTTCACCTTTCTTATGACCGCTCTGGGGGCGGCCATGGTCTTTTTGTTCCGCAACCAGATTTCCCCCAACCTCCACCGTATTATGCTGGGCTTTGCCGCCGGGGTGATGATCGCCGCCAGCATGTGGTCTCTGCTGATCCCGGCCATTGAGGAAGCCCAGGAACTGGGTCTGCCCGGCTGGCTGCCCGCCGCCGGCGGCTCCGCCCTGGGCATCCTCTTTCTGGTGGCCATGGACGGCCTGCTCCCCCACCTCTCCCCCGAACTGCTCCAGTCGGGAGACCGCCACAGCGCCCAAAACGTACTGCTCATCCTGGCCATCACTCTGCACAACATACCGGAAGGAATGGCGGTAGGCGTATCCTTCGCTTTGGCCGCTCAGGGACAAAGCGAGCTGCTGCCCGCCGCCGGAGCTTTGGCCCTGGGTATCGGCATCCAGAACTTTCCCGAGGGCGCGGCTATCTCTCTGCCCCTGCGGCAGGCAGGCCTGAGCCGCACCAAGTCCTTTCTCATCGGCGCAGCCTCCGGCGCGGTGGAGCCCATTGCCGCCCTGCTCACCGTACTGGCAGCGGGAACGGTGCAGGTGGCTCTGCCCTGGCTTCTCTCCTTTGCAGCGGGCGCCATGCTCTATGTGGTGGTGGAGGAGCTGATCCCCGAGGCCAATCTGCGCCACGACCACCAGACCCATGGCGGTACTTATGGGGTGATGGTAGGCTTCTTACTGATGATGATTCTGGATGTGGCCCTGGGATAACGCCGGGCTTATTCCAGTCAATTTCCAGCTAAGGACACACTTCGTACTATTTCACTAGTAAAAAATTTTTTTAACGAAAAATTAACTGTCAGAACCTCCAAATATAGGCTTGACTTCCCTGCCTTTGGTGCTATAATATAGCCGCTTGGGAGGCGGCCTGTACAGACCGCCTCCGCCCTGGCCCCCTTCCCTGTGGAAGGGGGCCGCACAGTGTTTTGCCAAATCCAAATGATGCCACTGTGGGGCGGCGGCTCCGCACGCCAATTTTTTTCGCACCGCCTGGCGGAGCAGGGGGCGCGGCAATCGTAGGAGGGAAAACATTATGATTACGTTCCTGATCTCTCTGGTTGTCCTGATCGTGGGTTTTGCCCTGTACAGCAAGCTCATCGAGAAGGTCTTCCGTGTGGATGATCGCCAGACCCCGGCTGTGGCCCACCCCGACGGCGTGGACTACACCCCCATGAAGACTTGGCGGCTGTTCCTCATTCAGCTGCTGAACATCGCCGGTCTGGGTCCCATCTTCGGCGCCCTGGCCGGTGCCTGCTGGGGTCCCCGTGTGTACCTGTGGATCGTCTTTGGTACCATCCTGGGCGGCGGCGTGCATGACTATCTGTCCGGCATGCTCAGCGAGCGGCACGACGGCGCTTCCATTTCCGAGATCGTTGGTAAGTATCTGGGCAAGTTCATGCTGCAGGTCATGCGTGTATTCTCCGTGATCCTGCTGATCTTGGTGGGCGTCAACTTCTCCAAGAACCCCGCCCAGCTGCTGGCTATCCTGACTCCTGAGACCCTGGACGCCAACTTCTGGCTGGCCGTGGTGCTGATCTACTACTTCATCGCCACCTTCCTGCCCATCGACAAGGTCATCGGCAAGCTCTACCCCATCTTCGGCGCCTGCCTCATTATCATGGCTGTGGGCATTGCCGGCGTGATGCTTGTTGACGGCAGCTACCGCGCTCAGATGCCTGAGCTGTGGGAGTACATCGGCGTAGAGGGCATGGGCCATCCCACCAACACCCCCATCTGGGCTCAGATGTTCGTCAGCGTGGCCTGCGGCGCTATCTCCGGCTTCCACGCCACCCAGTCCCCCATGGTCGCCCGCTGCATGACCTCTGAGAAAGAGGGCCGCACCATTTTCTACGGCGCCATGGTCACCGAGGGCATCATCGCCCTGATCTGGGCTGCTGCCGGTGTCACCTTCTATGGCTCCGTGGGTGCCCTGAACGAGGCTCTGGCCGGTGGCCAGTCCGTGGTCGTCAACGAAATCTGCCAGTCCATGATGGGCCCTGTGGGCGGCGTTCTGGCTCTGCTGGGCGTTATTGCCTGCCCCATCACCTCCGGCGACACTGCCTTCCGTTCCGCCCGTCTGACCCTGTCTGACTGGTTCCACATCGACCAGGGCAACTGGAAGAACCGCCTGCTGCTGTCCGTGCCTGTTCTGGGCGTGGGTGCTCTGCTCACCCAGTGGGGCGACTTCGCTACCCTGTGGAAGTACTTCTCCTGGTCCAACCAGACCCTGGCTATGATGGTGCTGTGGGCCGGCGCTGTGTATCTGCACCGCAACGGCTTCCCCCCCATCGCCTGCATGATGGCTGCCCTGCCTGCCACCTTTATGTCCGCTGTGTCCATCACCTACTTCATCCAGGCTCCCGAGTGCCTGAACATGTCCACCTCCATCGCTTACCCCGTGGGTATCGTGGTGGCCGTGGTGTTCTTCGGCATCTTCATCGTCCGGGAGTGGATGGGCCACAAGGACGACGTGACCAAGCTGGCCGCGTAACATTCCCATTCCATCTGCATCATTTGGCCGCCCGGCGGAGCGCTGCTCCGTCGGGCGGATTTTTTATAGCTCTTTCCGGATCTGCCGCAGGGCATTTTTCTCCAGCCGGGATACCTGGGCCTGGGAGATGCCGATCTCCCGGGACACCTCCACCTGGGTTTTGCTCTGGTAAAAACGCATGGCCAAAATCTTCTGTTCCCGCTCGCTGAGCCGGGACACCGCCTCCTTCAGGGCAATGTGCTCCAGCCACATCTCGTCCGTATTCCGGCTGTCCTTCACCTGGTCCATTACGCACACCGTGTCTCCGCTGTCGGAGTAGATGGGCTCATACAGAGACACCGGGTCCAGAATCGCATCCAGAGCGAAGACGACCTCCTCCCTCTTAATACCCAGCATCTGGGCGATCTCCTCCACACTGGGCTCCTTCTGATGCTGTGCCATGTAGGACTCCTTGGCCTGGAGCACCTTATAAGCGGTATCCCGCATGGCCCGGGATACCCGCATGGCGCTGTTGTCCCGCAGGTAGCGGCGGATCTCTCCCACGATCATGGGCACGCCGTAGGTGGAGAACTTCACATCCAGAGAGGTGTCGAAGTTGTCGATGGCTTTGATGAGACCAATACAGCCCACCTGGAACAGGTCGTCCACGTTCTCTCCCCGGTTGGCAAACTTGTGGATCACCGACAACACCAGCCTCAGGTTCCCGGCGATCAGCTCCTCCCGGGCCTGCTTGTCCCCCTCTTTGGCCCGGCGCAGCAGGGCCTGGGTCTCCTCATTCTTCAGCACCTTCAGCTTGGCGGTATTCACCCCGCACAGCTCTACCTTATTCAGCATGTCCAAAACCTCCCGCCGGTGACTGGTTGCTATCGTCCGGACGGCAGGCCACAAAAAACCTCCTGTCCGGGGATACTGTGTCATTCAGTATCTCCTGGACAGGAGGTTTCATACTTTTGGAGGATGTGGGATATTTTTTATCGTCTGACCACTTTCGATGGACTTTTTCATCCGTGGAGCAGGATAAACAGCAGTCCAAACACCAGCCCCAGGCCTGTAAGCATCAAACCAAAGGCCAGGGAGTGGACAAAGCCCACCGAGCGTCTGGGGTCGTCGGAGTAGAAGGCAAAGTGGTAGTCGTCTGCCGCCTGCTCCACGCTGGGATGGGGGGTATATTCCGACCCGGTGAGAGCGGTGACCGCCTTATCCCGCAGGGACAACAGCCCCTGGTGTCCCCGGGTAAACAGACTGGGAATGCCGTGGAAAATAAGCCGGGGCAGGATTCGGTCCACCAGAGTGGCCGCCACGATGGCCACCTGAGCAGCAAAGCGCAGGGCAGGCCGGTAGAGACCAAATTCCAGGTTCATCCACTTGGGGATGGGATCTATGTACGTCCCCCGGCGGATGAGCCACCGCCGCACCACCAGCAGGTAAACCAGCGAACCCACCACAATGGAGATGGCCGCTCCCCGCAGATTGACGGCAGAGAAGTAGGCCACCGCGTGTTCCGGCCCCTCTCCATGAAGAAAGCTCCGGGCCACAGCGGCCAGGGAGTCCATTCCCCAGTTGGGAGCCATCCCCAGCACGGCCATCCCCACAAGATAGACTCCCATGGTGGCCGCAGTTGCGGGGGCAATGTAGGGCTTGGGACCGTGCCACTTCTGCTCCAGCACCTTCTCTGGCAGGGCGTTTTTCTCCCCAAAGAGGCACACAAACACTTTCAGCATATAGGCCAGGGTCAACCCGCCGGAAAACAGGAACAGCCACTCCAGGCCGGTAAACAGCACCCCGTACTCCGGAGCCAGGTGGATGTACTCCACGATGCTCTCATGGAGCAGGGTCTTGCTCACATAACCGTTGAGCAGAGGCAGTCCTGCCAGGCTGAGCATGGGCACCCCCATGAGCACCGCCAGCAGAGGTTTCTTTCGGCCAAAGCCCCGCACCTCGTTGAGGTCATAGGAGTGGGTGGACAAATGGATGACGCCGGCGGCGGGAAAGAGCACCATTTTAATGAGGGAGTGGTTGAAGATGTGCAGGATGGTGCCATCCACCGCCAGAGCGTTATGGTGGCCCAGCAGGCACTGCATGGACACTCC
Encoded here:
- a CDS encoding ZIP family metal transporter, which translates into the protein MTQALLWAGSGTGFTFLMTALGAAMVFLFRNQISPNLHRIMLGFAAGVMIAASMWSLLIPAIEEAQELGLPGWLPAAGGSALGILFLVAMDGLLPHLSPELLQSGDRHSAQNVLLILAITLHNIPEGMAVGVSFALAAQGQSELLPAAGALALGIGIQNFPEGAAISLPLRQAGLSRTKSFLIGAASGAVEPIAALLTVLAAGTVQVALPWLLSFAAGAMLYVVVEELIPEANLRHDHQTHGGTYGVMVGFLLMMILDVALG
- a CDS encoding carbon starvation CstA family protein, translating into MITFLISLVVLIVGFALYSKLIEKVFRVDDRQTPAVAHPDGVDYTPMKTWRLFLIQLLNIAGLGPIFGALAGACWGPRVYLWIVFGTILGGGVHDYLSGMLSERHDGASISEIVGKYLGKFMLQVMRVFSVILLILVGVNFSKNPAQLLAILTPETLDANFWLAVVLIYYFIATFLPIDKVIGKLYPIFGACLIIMAVGIAGVMLVDGSYRAQMPELWEYIGVEGMGHPTNTPIWAQMFVSVACGAISGFHATQSPMVARCMTSEKEGRTIFYGAMVTEGIIALIWAAAGVTFYGSVGALNEALAGGQSVVVNEICQSMMGPVGGVLALLGVIACPITSGDTAFRSARLTLSDWFHIDQGNWKNRLLLSVPVLGVGALLTQWGDFATLWKYFSWSNQTLAMMVLWAGAVYLHRNGFPPIACMMAALPATFMSAVSITYFIQAPECLNMSTSIAYPVGIVVAVVFFGIFIVREWMGHKDDVTKLAA
- the sigG gene encoding RNA polymerase sporulation sigma factor SigG translates to MLNKVELCGVNTAKLKVLKNEETQALLRRAKEGDKQAREELIAGNLRLVLSVIHKFANRGENVDDLFQVGCIGLIKAIDNFDTSLDVKFSTYGVPMIVGEIRRYLRDNSAMRVSRAMRDTAYKVLQAKESYMAQHQKEPSVEEIAQMLGIKREEVVFALDAILDPVSLYEPIYSDSGDTVCVMDQVKDSRNTDEMWLEHIALKEAVSRLSEREQKILAMRFYQSKTQVEVSREIGISQAQVSRLEKNALRQIRKEL
- a CDS encoding complex I subunit 5 family protein is translated as MSDLLLMLVFLPMAAGPFGFWMGLRYPKARDTFVLAVAVLETMMVVSLWTSPVLESGIDGFCGLGIRFVSGDFHTLMATLTATGWLAATIFCREYMAHVARQNRYYLFWLMTLGATMGVFLSADLFTTFIFFEVMSFTSFVAVIQTEEPEALQAGDTYLAVAVIGGLAALTGLFLLYFQLGTLEFEAMGAAAAALEDRSVLWASGILILIGFGAKAGAFPLHIWLPTAHPAAPAPASAVLSGVITKTGIYGVLVLSTTIFLHDTGWGMVLAVIGGITMVLGAVLAVCSIDLKRTFACSSVSQIGFILVGVSMQCLLGHHNALAVDGTILHIFNHSLIKMVLFPAAGVIHLSTHSYDLNEVRGFGRKKPLLAVLMGVPMLSLAGLPLLNGYVSKTLLHESIVEYIHLAPEYGVLFTGLEWLFLFSGGLTLAYMLKVFVCLFGEKNALPEKVLEQKWHGPKPYIAPATAATMGVYLVGMAVLGMAPNWGMDSLAAVARSFLHGEGPEHAVAYFSAVNLRGAAISIVVGSLVYLLVVRRWLIRRGTYIDPIPKWMNLEFGLYRPALRFAAQVAIVAATLVDRILPRLIFHGIPSLFTRGHQGLLSLRDKAVTALTGSEYTPHPSVEQAADDYHFAFYSDDPRRSVGFVHSLAFGLMLTGLGLVFGLLFILLHG